The following coding sequences lie in one Clupea harengus chromosome 23, Ch_v2.0.2, whole genome shotgun sequence genomic window:
- the foxj1b gene encoding forkhead box protein J1-B: MPVLMSPDIATKFKEKWMLLHPEDRDNINGAVTLDDSLTSLHWLQNFSILSANPEKGPSSGCHPAHIYYNKHLPLWGTDSPSSPPAGDTAATGMPQTPGTSCSHSATTNSYSPPQVGPYSHNHITAHMNPPEEIDYKTNRHVKPPYSYATLICMSMQASKKIKITLSEIYSWITENFCYYRHAEPSWQNSIRHNLSLNKCFMKVPRQKDEPGKGGFWQIDPQYADMFVNGVFKRRRMPATNFNPQRKLQSSLAPSSCCQAGQTNPHLGMAFYQGTGMGHKRKQVLPKRGGKLARVPKSPLLASEAKGADVLRGDFDLASVFDDVLSGNGSTFEDLDINTALSSLACEMELSPQGQHTVARGKWYGSEDEQACAYLEASSMIGDFQHQHQQQQQLQQQQQQLQHQQHLQSHPLYYEGMTLFSDQQQMHPWEEIKEEPQPVSLCLDQGFGFSEGFLSEMQLWERAESYM, from the exons ATGCCCGTGTTGATGAGTCCGGATATTGCCACGAAGTTTAAAGAAAAATGGATGCTGCTCCATCCAGAGGACAGAGACAACATCAACGGTGCGGTGACACTGGACGATAGCCTGACTAGTTTGCACTGGCTTCAAAATTTTTCTATCCTGAGCGCAAACCCAGAGAAAGGTCCCAGCTCCGGCTGTCACCCGGCTCACATCTACTACAACAAACACCTACCTCTGTGGGGCACGGACTCTCCCTCCAGTCCTCCCGCCGGAGACACCGCGGCTACAGGGATGCCGCAAACTCCCGGAACCTCTTGCAGCCACTCAGCCACCACAAACAGTTACTCCCCTCCACAAGTAGGACCTTATTCCCATAACCACATAACGGCTCACATGAACCCGCCGGAGGAGATCGACTACAAGACGAACCGTCATGTAAAACCTCCGTACTCCTACGCAACACTCATCTGCATGTCGATGCAAGCCAGCAAGAAGATCAAAATTACCCTCTCTGAAATCTACAGTTGGATCACGGAGAATTTCTGTTATTACCGACACGCAGAACCCAGTTGGCAG AATTCCATTCGCCACAACTTGTCCTTGAACAAGTGTTTCATGAAGGTCCCGCGGCAGAAGGACGAGCCGGGGAAAGGAGGCTTCTGGCAGATCGACCCCCAGTATGCCGACATGTTCGTCAACGGCGTCTTCAAGCGGCGGCGAATGCCCGCCACAAACTTCAACCCCCAGAGGAAGCTCCAGTCTTCCTTAGCACCCTCCTCCTGTTGTCAGGCTGGCCAGACCAACCCGCACCTTGGCATGGCTTTCTACCAGGGGACTGGCATGGGCCACAAACGCAAACAGGTGCTGCCCAAGCGCGGCGGAAAGCTGGCACGGGTGCCCAAGTCACCGCTGCTGGCCTCCGAAGCCAAGGGCGCAGATGTGCTCCGTGGGGACTTCGACCTGGCCTCGGTGTTCGATGATGTCCTCAGCGGCAATGGAAGCACGTTTGAGGACCTGGACATCAACACGGCACTGAGCTCGCTGGCCTGTGAGATGGAGCTGTCGCCCCAGGGGCAGCACACGGTGGCCCGGGGGAAGTGGTACGGCAGCGAGGACGAGCAGGCATGCGCCTACCTGGAGGCCAGCAGCATGATAGGAGACTTCCAGCAtcagcatcaacagcagcagcaactacagcagcagcagcagcagctgcagcatcagcagcatctaCAGTCCCATCCACTCTACTACGAGGGCATGactctgttctcagatcagcaACAGATGCACCCGTGGGAGGAGATCAAGGAGGAGCCTCAGCCTGTCTCACTGTGCCTGGATCAGGGCTTTGGTTTCTCCGAGGGCTTCTTGTCAGAGATGCAGCTGTGGGAGAGAGCGGAGTCATATATGTAG
- the mgrn1a gene encoding probable E3 ubiquitin-protein ligase MGRN1 isoform X1: protein MGSILSRRIAGVEDIDIQANSAYRYPPKSGNYFTSHFFMGGEKFDTPQPEGYLFGENMDLNFLGNRPVQFPYVTPAPHEPVKTLRSLVNIRKDSLRLVRYKEDADSPADETGSPRVLYGVEFSFDADARVAITIYCQAFEEFANGMAIYSPKSPWLASETVHYKRGINQHYSLPSFKIDFTKWKPEELNFDLDRGVFPMVIQAVVDEGEGRAPDLSGHAHVLLAAFERHVDGSFSVKPLKQKQIVDRVSYLLQEIYGIENKNKQDKKTPDDENSDNSSECVVCLSDLRDTIILPCRHLCLCNACADTLRYQANNCPICRLPFRALLQIRAVRKKPAGSVSPVSFSPVLPQSTDHNNEHSQSSDNIPPGYEAISLLEALNGISSVPSSISSAPLYGEIQYPGDGGDPLSVSRPQSIGDLTGDTAMLKSKGSKSPDSSTRSPSSPIQEEEDEERLSEMSDARPHPLLPCSPAPTEVTVTEGSPEAITPNSDGCSLVHSVSDVLQGCHSERSSLTRTESTPSTELALPGSSDSMESLKSRSTSSSSQPLLCVPSSLRLEDERLTP, encoded by the exons ATGGGTTCAATACTCAGTCGTAGAATTGCTGGTGTTGAAGACATTGATATCCAGGCTAATTCGGCTTATCGATATCCACCGAAATCAG GCAATTACTTCACCAGCCATTTCTTTATGGGAGGGGAGAAGTTTGATACACCACAGCCAGAAGGATACCTGTTTGGTGAAAACATGGATTTAAATTTCCTAGGCAACAGACCTGTGCAG TTCCCCTACGTTACCCCAGCGCCACATGAACCGGTGAAGACTCTGAGGAGTTTGGTGAACATCAGGAAAGACTCTCTCCGACTGGTCAG GTACAAAGAGGATGCTGATAGCCCAGCAGATGAGACTGGGAGCCCAAGAGTGCTCTATGGTGTGGAGTTCAGCTTTGATGCAGATGCTCGAGTTGCCATCACAATATACTGCCAAGCCTTTGAGGAGTTTGCCAATGGAATGGCCAT ATACAGCCCCAAAAGTCCCTGGCTTGCATCAGAAACTGTCCACTACAAGAGAGGGATAAACCAGCACTACTCCCTGCCCTCCTTCAAGATTGATTTCACCAAGTGGAAGCCAGAGGAG CTGAACTTTGACCTAGACCGAGGGGTCTTTCCGATGGTGATCCAGGCCGTGGTGGATGAAGGGGAGGGCAGGGCTCCTG ACTTATCCGGACATGCACATGTGCTCCTGGCAGCCTTTGAAAGG CACGTCGACGGCAGTTTCTCTGTGAAACCCCTGAAACAGAAGCAAATT GTGGACCGGGTCAGCTACCTGCTGCAGGAGATCTATGGCATTGAGAATAAGAACAAGCAGGACAAGAAG accCCAGATGATGAGAACAGTGACAACAGCAGcgagtgtgtggtgtgcctgTCGGACCTGCGGGACACAATCATCCTGCCCTGccgacacctgtgtctgtgcaaTGCCTGCGCCGACACGCTGCGCTACCAGGCCAATAACTGCCCTATCTGCCGCCTGC CGTTCAGGGCTCTGCTGCAGATCCGTGCGGTGAGGAAGAAGCCTGCAGGCTCTGTGTCTCCAGTGTCCTTCAGCCCAGTGCTCCCGCAGAGCACCGATCACAACAACGAACACTCG cAGAGCTCCGATAACATCCCGCCGGGCTACGAGGCCATCTCCCTGCTGGAGGCGCTCAACGGCATCTCCTCCGTGCCCTCCTCCATCTCATCAGCCCCTCTGTACGGGGAGATCCAGTATCCCGGAGACGGCGGCGACCCCCTGTCTGTGAGCCGACCCCAGAGCATCGGCGATTTGACGGGAGACACGGCCATGCTGAAGAGCAAAGGCAGCAAGTCACCTGACAG CTCCACGCGCTCCCCTTCCTCGCCcatccaggaggaggaggacgaggagaggCTTTCGGAGATGTCAGATGCGCGGCCCCACCCTCTGCTGCCCTGTTCTCCCGCCCCCACTGAG GTCACAGTTACCGAGGGGAGCCCAGAAGCGATCACCCCTAACTCAG acggCTGTTCTCTGGTCCACTCGGTCAGTGACGTTCTGCAGGGGTGTCACAGCGAGCGCAGTAGCCTGACCCGCACTGAGAGCACCCCCTCCACGGAGCTTGCCCTGCCTG GCTCGTCTGACTCCATGGAGAGCTTGAAGAGCCGCAGCACCAGCAGCTCCAGCCAGCCCCTGCTCTGCGTCCCCAGCTCCCTGCGCCTGGAGGACGAACGCCTCACCCCCTAG
- the ubald1a gene encoding UBA-like domain-containing protein 1, translated as MDELKHQVMINQFVLTAGCAADQAKQLLQAAHWQFETALSAFFQETNIPYGHHHQMMCTPANTPATPPNFPDALTMFSRLKASESFSSSGSPGMGSMGSMGSMATSPPPLPPMGWGITPPVPGQQGLWTQGPPPPTQAHAHPLHPHQPHQPHGWPSAVNQQAAAEQKASVAMEAER; from the exons ATGGATGAACTTAAACATCAAGTCATGATAAACCAGTTCGTCCTGACAGCTGGATGCGCAGCCGATCAGGCGAAACAACTATTGCAAGCGGCACATTGGCAATTCGAG ACGGCGCTCAGTGCCTTCTTTCAAGAGACTAATATTCCATACGGCCACCACCATCAAATG atGTGCACACCGGCCAACACACCAGCCACGCCACCCAACTTCCCTGACGCTCTCACCATGTTCTCCCGCCTAAAGGCCTCGGAAAGCttcagcagcagcggcagcccCGGCATGGGCTCCATGGGCTCCATGGGCTCCATGGCCACTTCCCCCCCGCCGCTGCCCCCCATGGGCTGGGGGATCACCCCGCCAGTGCCTGGCCAGCAGGGCCTATGGACTCAGGGCCCGCCCCCGCCCACGCAGGCCCACGCGCACCCCCTGCACCCTCACCAACCGCACCAACCCCACGGCTGGCCGTCGGCGGTCAACCAGCAAGCAGCCGCAGAGCAGAAGGCCAGCGTCGCCATGGAGGCCGAGAGATGA
- the mgrn1a gene encoding probable E3 ubiquitin-protein ligase MGRN1 isoform X2 produces the protein MGSILSRRIAGVEDIDIQANSAYRYPPKSGNYFTSHFFMGGEKFDTPQPEGYLFGENMDLNFLGNRPVQFPYVTPAPHEPVKTLRSLVNIRKDSLRLVRYKEDADSPADETGSPRVLYGVEFSFDADARVAITIYCQAFEEFANGMAIYSPKSPWLASETVHYKRGINQHYSLPSFKIDFTKWKPEELNFDLDRGVFPMVIQAVVDEGEGRAPDLSGHAHVLLAAFERHVDGSFSVKPLKQKQIVDRVSYLLQEIYGIENKNKQDKKTPDDENSDNSSECVVCLSDLRDTIILPCRHLCLCNACADTLRYQANNCPICRLPFRALLQIRAVRKKPAGSVSPVSFSPVLPQSTDHNNEHSSSDNIPPGYEAISLLEALNGISSVPSSISSAPLYGEIQYPGDGGDPLSVSRPQSIGDLTGDTAMLKSKGSKSPDSSTRSPSSPIQEEEDEERLSEMSDARPHPLLPCSPAPTEVTVTEGSPEAITPNSDGCSLVHSVSDVLQGCHSERSSLTRTESTPSTELALPGSSDSMESLKSRSTSSSSQPLLCVPSSLRLEDERLTP, from the exons ATGGGTTCAATACTCAGTCGTAGAATTGCTGGTGTTGAAGACATTGATATCCAGGCTAATTCGGCTTATCGATATCCACCGAAATCAG GCAATTACTTCACCAGCCATTTCTTTATGGGAGGGGAGAAGTTTGATACACCACAGCCAGAAGGATACCTGTTTGGTGAAAACATGGATTTAAATTTCCTAGGCAACAGACCTGTGCAG TTCCCCTACGTTACCCCAGCGCCACATGAACCGGTGAAGACTCTGAGGAGTTTGGTGAACATCAGGAAAGACTCTCTCCGACTGGTCAG GTACAAAGAGGATGCTGATAGCCCAGCAGATGAGACTGGGAGCCCAAGAGTGCTCTATGGTGTGGAGTTCAGCTTTGATGCAGATGCTCGAGTTGCCATCACAATATACTGCCAAGCCTTTGAGGAGTTTGCCAATGGAATGGCCAT ATACAGCCCCAAAAGTCCCTGGCTTGCATCAGAAACTGTCCACTACAAGAGAGGGATAAACCAGCACTACTCCCTGCCCTCCTTCAAGATTGATTTCACCAAGTGGAAGCCAGAGGAG CTGAACTTTGACCTAGACCGAGGGGTCTTTCCGATGGTGATCCAGGCCGTGGTGGATGAAGGGGAGGGCAGGGCTCCTG ACTTATCCGGACATGCACATGTGCTCCTGGCAGCCTTTGAAAGG CACGTCGACGGCAGTTTCTCTGTGAAACCCCTGAAACAGAAGCAAATT GTGGACCGGGTCAGCTACCTGCTGCAGGAGATCTATGGCATTGAGAATAAGAACAAGCAGGACAAGAAG accCCAGATGATGAGAACAGTGACAACAGCAGcgagtgtgtggtgtgcctgTCGGACCTGCGGGACACAATCATCCTGCCCTGccgacacctgtgtctgtgcaaTGCCTGCGCCGACACGCTGCGCTACCAGGCCAATAACTGCCCTATCTGCCGCCTGC CGTTCAGGGCTCTGCTGCAGATCCGTGCGGTGAGGAAGAAGCCTGCAGGCTCTGTGTCTCCAGTGTCCTTCAGCCCAGTGCTCCCGCAGAGCACCGATCACAACAACGAACACTCG AGCTCCGATAACATCCCGCCGGGCTACGAGGCCATCTCCCTGCTGGAGGCGCTCAACGGCATCTCCTCCGTGCCCTCCTCCATCTCATCAGCCCCTCTGTACGGGGAGATCCAGTATCCCGGAGACGGCGGCGACCCCCTGTCTGTGAGCCGACCCCAGAGCATCGGCGATTTGACGGGAGACACGGCCATGCTGAAGAGCAAAGGCAGCAAGTCACCTGACAG CTCCACGCGCTCCCCTTCCTCGCCcatccaggaggaggaggacgaggagaggCTTTCGGAGATGTCAGATGCGCGGCCCCACCCTCTGCTGCCCTGTTCTCCCGCCCCCACTGAG GTCACAGTTACCGAGGGGAGCCCAGAAGCGATCACCCCTAACTCAG acggCTGTTCTCTGGTCCACTCGGTCAGTGACGTTCTGCAGGGGTGTCACAGCGAGCGCAGTAGCCTGACCCGCACTGAGAGCACCCCCTCCACGGAGCTTGCCCTGCCTG GCTCGTCTGACTCCATGGAGAGCTTGAAGAGCCGCAGCACCAGCAGCTCCAGCCAGCCCCTGCTCTGCGTCCCCAGCTCCCTGCGCCTGGAGGACGAACGCCTCACCCCCTAG
- the mgrn1a gene encoding probable E3 ubiquitin-protein ligase MGRN1 isoform X3 has product MGSILSRRIAGVEDIDIQANSAYRYPPKSGNYFTSHFFMGGEKFDTPQPEGYLFGENMDLNFLGNRPVQFPYVTPAPHEPVKTLRSLVNIRKDSLRLVRYKEDADSPADETGSPRVLYGVEFSFDADARVAITIYCQAFEEFANGMAIYSPKSPWLASETVHYKRGINQHYSLPSFKIDFTKWKPEELNFDLDRGVFPMVIQAVVDEGEGRAPDLSGHAHVLLAAFERHVDGSFSVKPLKQKQIVDRVSYLLQEIYGIENKNKQDKKTPDDENSDNSSECVVCLSDLRDTIILPCRHLCLCNACADTLRYQANNCPICRLPFRALLQIRAVRKKPAGSVSPVSFSPVLPQSTDHNNEHSQSSDNIPPGYEAISLLEALNGISSVPSSISSAPLYGEIQYPGDGGDPLSVSRPQSIGDLTGDTAMLKSKGSKSPDSSTRSPSSPIQEEEDEERLSEMSDARPHPLLPCSPAPTEVTVTEGSPEAITPNSDGCSLVHSVSDVLQGCHSERSSLTRTESTPSTELALPDPESSSPAVEE; this is encoded by the exons ATGGGTTCAATACTCAGTCGTAGAATTGCTGGTGTTGAAGACATTGATATCCAGGCTAATTCGGCTTATCGATATCCACCGAAATCAG GCAATTACTTCACCAGCCATTTCTTTATGGGAGGGGAGAAGTTTGATACACCACAGCCAGAAGGATACCTGTTTGGTGAAAACATGGATTTAAATTTCCTAGGCAACAGACCTGTGCAG TTCCCCTACGTTACCCCAGCGCCACATGAACCGGTGAAGACTCTGAGGAGTTTGGTGAACATCAGGAAAGACTCTCTCCGACTGGTCAG GTACAAAGAGGATGCTGATAGCCCAGCAGATGAGACTGGGAGCCCAAGAGTGCTCTATGGTGTGGAGTTCAGCTTTGATGCAGATGCTCGAGTTGCCATCACAATATACTGCCAAGCCTTTGAGGAGTTTGCCAATGGAATGGCCAT ATACAGCCCCAAAAGTCCCTGGCTTGCATCAGAAACTGTCCACTACAAGAGAGGGATAAACCAGCACTACTCCCTGCCCTCCTTCAAGATTGATTTCACCAAGTGGAAGCCAGAGGAG CTGAACTTTGACCTAGACCGAGGGGTCTTTCCGATGGTGATCCAGGCCGTGGTGGATGAAGGGGAGGGCAGGGCTCCTG ACTTATCCGGACATGCACATGTGCTCCTGGCAGCCTTTGAAAGG CACGTCGACGGCAGTTTCTCTGTGAAACCCCTGAAACAGAAGCAAATT GTGGACCGGGTCAGCTACCTGCTGCAGGAGATCTATGGCATTGAGAATAAGAACAAGCAGGACAAGAAG accCCAGATGATGAGAACAGTGACAACAGCAGcgagtgtgtggtgtgcctgTCGGACCTGCGGGACACAATCATCCTGCCCTGccgacacctgtgtctgtgcaaTGCCTGCGCCGACACGCTGCGCTACCAGGCCAATAACTGCCCTATCTGCCGCCTGC CGTTCAGGGCTCTGCTGCAGATCCGTGCGGTGAGGAAGAAGCCTGCAGGCTCTGTGTCTCCAGTGTCCTTCAGCCCAGTGCTCCCGCAGAGCACCGATCACAACAACGAACACTCG cAGAGCTCCGATAACATCCCGCCGGGCTACGAGGCCATCTCCCTGCTGGAGGCGCTCAACGGCATCTCCTCCGTGCCCTCCTCCATCTCATCAGCCCCTCTGTACGGGGAGATCCAGTATCCCGGAGACGGCGGCGACCCCCTGTCTGTGAGCCGACCCCAGAGCATCGGCGATTTGACGGGAGACACGGCCATGCTGAAGAGCAAAGGCAGCAAGTCACCTGACAG CTCCACGCGCTCCCCTTCCTCGCCcatccaggaggaggaggacgaggagaggCTTTCGGAGATGTCAGATGCGCGGCCCCACCCTCTGCTGCCCTGTTCTCCCGCCCCCACTGAG GTCACAGTTACCGAGGGGAGCCCAGAAGCGATCACCCCTAACTCAG acggCTGTTCTCTGGTCCACTCGGTCAGTGACGTTCTGCAGGGGTGTCACAGCGAGCGCAGTAGCCTGACCCGCACTGAGAGCACCCCCTCCACGGAGCTTGCCCTGCCTG ATCCTGAGTCCAGCTCCCCTGCTGTTGAGGAGTGA